One window from the genome of Gambusia affinis linkage group LG14, SWU_Gaff_1.0, whole genome shotgun sequence encodes:
- the mylipa gene encoding E3 ubiquitin-protein ligase MYLIP-A: MLCHVTRPDSVVMEVKVDAKANGEDCLNKVCRKLGIIEVDYFGLQFTGSKGENLWLNLRNRICQQMDNVTPCRLRLRVKFFVEPHLILQEQTRHLFFMHVKEDLHNGHLRMCSEQAEELSALLAQAEFGDYNQNTAQYWYSELCGEEPDTATINSIISRHKALEGLSQASVEYQALQLISALEHYGVEWHWARDANGQRLAIGVGPEGIAICKEDFSLVNRVSYPIIQIATQSGKSVYLTVTKDTNDSVVLLFKLISNRAASGLYRAITETHAFYRCDTVTNAVMMQYSRDFKGHLASLFLNENINVGKKYVFDIRRTSKEVYDHARRALYNAGVADLVSHSESGERSSPSHSPSRASQQDKGLDCSSCEQSRALQERLQKLKEALLCMLCCEEEIDAAFCPCGHMVCCQNCANQLQLCPVCRSDVEHVQHVYLPTCTSLLSLTLNDNHQHRSSIPTPIHRDTDSPHSCSTTEYEHKLYHT, from the exons ATGCTCTGCCACGTTACTCGTCCGGACTCGGTGGTGATGGAAGTGAAAGTTGACGCGAAGGCGAACGGAGAAGACTGTCTTAATAAG GTTTGCAGAAAGTTGGGCATAATTGAAGTGGATTACTTCGGGCTGCAGTTTACCGGCAGCAAAGGAGAGAATTTGTGGCTGAATCTGAGGAACCGCATCTGCCAGCAGATGGATAACGTGACACCCTGTCGGCTGAGGCTGCGAGTCAAGTTTTTTGTGGAACCCCATCTCATCCTACAGGAACAGACAAG ACATCTATTCTTCATGCATGTGAAAGAAGACCTCCACAATGGACACCTTCGCATGTGCTCCGAGCAGGCGGAGGAGCTAAGCGCTCTGCTAGCGCAAGCAGAGTTTGGGGACTACAACCAAAACACGGCCCAGTACTGGTATTCAGAGCTGTGTGGAGAGGAGCCCGACACTGCCACCATCAACAG catcatctCCAGACACAAAGCTTTGGAGGGTTTAAGCCAGGCCTCAGTGGAGTACCAGGCCTTGCAGCTCATTTCTGCTCTGGAACATTACGGCGTGGAGTGGCACTGGGCGCGTGACGCAAATGGTCAGCGACTGGCTATCGGAGTGGGGCCAGAAGGGATCGCCATCTGTAAGGAGGATTTCAGCTTAGTTAACAG AGTAAGCTACCCCATCATCCAGATCGCCACCCAGTCGGGGAAAAGCGTCTACTTGACTGTAACAAAGGACACAAATGACAGCGTGGTTCTTTTATTCAAACTGATCAGTAACCGGGCAGCGAGCGGTCTGTACCGAGCCATCACAGAGACGCATGCCTTCTACAG gTGTGATACGGTTACCAATGCCGTGATGATGCAGTACAGCAGAGATTTTAAGGGTCACTTGGCTTCCCTATTCCTCAACGAAAACATCAACGTGGGCAAGAAGTACGTCTTCGACATCAGACGAACCTCCAAGGAAGTGTACGACCACGCTCGCCGTGCTCTGTACAACGCTGGCGTTGCGGACTTGGTGTCTCACTCTGAGAGCGGAGAGCGCTCCTCTCCCTCTCACTCCCCAAGCAGGGCCAGCCAGCAGGACAAGGGACTGGACTGCAGCAGTTGCGAGCAGAGCCGGGCCCTGCAGGAGCGGCTGCAGAAACTCAAAGAAGCTCTGCTGTGCATGTTGTGCTGCGAGGAGGAGATTGACGCAGCATTCTGTCCCTGTGGTCACATGGTGTGCTGCCAGAACTGCGCAAATCAGCTGCAG CTGTGTCCTGTGTGCCGGTCAGACGTAGAGCACGTGCAGCACGTCTACCTGCCCACCTGCACCAGCCTCCTCAGCCTGACGCTGAATGACAACCACCAGCACCGCAGCAGCATTCCCACTCCCATCCACAGAG